The Victivallis lenta genomic interval CTCACGTTTTTTAAGATGAAGTTCGGTCAATAGATTTTGTAACATGAGATTAGCGCGAATTTGTACGTCACGAGCGGGATTATTGGCTTGCCTTATAATAGGTAATAGGACACGAGTCGTCCCCAACATAAAAGCTCCCGATGTGATGATTCCGGCGGCTGTCATCATGTCTGCCAAGGGACCACAAAAACGAATGGAATCTTCAATATATGGCAGTTCGAGACCGCCATACTTGTTGCTTGTTCCTGGAGTTATTATGACCAATTCACCTATGCGTAAATTCTGCTCCCCGGACTCTTGAAGCCAAAGCCGTCCACTACCCCCGATCAAGTGTGAGATAGAATAAAATTCAAACTGACGAATCGGACACTTCCAGTAATAACCGCTGTCGAATTCTCGGTATTGCTCTGATGCATTAATAATCCATAAGCCATATTTGCAACAGAAATCCGGCATCTTGCCGACTAGACGATGCTGTGTGCCGTTTTGAAAAACCTTGATTGGTTTTTTGTCATCATTTGTTTGTTTTTTATCCATTTGCAAATTCCTTGCTTTGCAGTATAATTATAGTTATAATATAAAATTTATCCAATTTTTTTCAAAAAAATGATTAGAAAAAAGTATATGCCCCCTTCAAGATTGTCTTGAGGTATAAGAGTTACCTAAATCCGTGAAATAACAGGTAAAATTAAAGTTAAAACAGAGGCAAACCTCTTGGGTTGCAGTATATTACATGAGAATACAACATAACGAATGGACTCAACCCGATAGGAGAAACGATGGCAA includes:
- a CDS encoding helix-turn-helix domain-containing protein, which translates into the protein MDKKQTNDDKKPIKVFQNGTQHRLVGKMPDFCCKYGLWIINASEQYREFDSGYYWKCPIRQFEFYSISHLIGGSGRLWLQESGEQNLRIGELVIITPGTSNKYGGLELPYIEDSIRFCGPLADMMTAAGIITSGAFMLGTTRVLLPIIRQANNPARDVQIRANLMLQNLLTELHLKKRESLYKNKVEDLINLIQNDLQHWWTVEELAEQASISTESLRKRFLEYTGMLPKAYIEESKLRGCCELLISSNLSIREVAKRFGYSDPYHFSRRFKIRMGVSPEIYRQQYVYAQ